The genomic segment GGTGGCCGACGCGGACCACGTCTCGCCGGTGGCCGACACCCTTCCGGCGCACGTCGAGGCCATCCGGGCGGCGCTTGTCGATGCCGACCTGGTCTGCACCACCGGCGGCACCATGCACGGCCCGGTGGACCACCTACATCCGGCGCTGCGCGAGCTCGGCGCCGAGTACGTGGTGAACACCGTCGCCGTCCGGCCGGGCTTCCCGATGCTGGTGGCCCGGGTGCCCGGACCGGACGGCCGGCCCCGGTTCGTCGCGGGGTTGCCCGGCAACCCGCAGTCGGCGATCGTGGCGATCGTCTCGCTTGTCGCCCCCCTGCTGGCCGGTCTGCAGGGAAGGCCGCTGCCGGTGTTGCCGCACGCGACCCTCGGCGAGCCGGTTCCGGGTCGCGGTGACTACACCCACCTGGCTCTGGTCCGGCTGGACCAGGTCCGGGGAACCGCGCACCCGGTGCGGCACGTCGGTTCGGCGATGCTGCGCGGACTTGCCCAGGCCGACGGCTTCGCGGTCATCGGCCCCGGCGGGCGCGGCGAACCGGGCGACCGGGTACCGGTCGTACCGCTCCCGCTGCTTCCGGGTGAACGGCCGTGACCGTGCTGGTGGCCCCACCCGAAACCCACGGCAGAGATCGGAGCGCGAGATGAGCACGGACACGCCAGCGGCCGCCCCGGCGAACGGTCGCCTGACGTTGGTGGCGGTCGGCACCGAGCCGCTCGACCTGGCCGCGCACGAAGCGGCGGTGGCGGACGCGGCGGCCGGCGCAGTGGTCTCGTTCCAGGGCGTGGTCCGCGATCACGACCACGGCCGCTCGGTCAGCAGCCTGGAGTACGAGGCGCACCCCAGCGCCGAGGCGGTGCTGCGGGAGGTCGCGGCCGAGATCGCCGCCGACCCCGCCGTCCGGGCGGTTGCGGTGTCGCACCGGGTCGGGCCGCTGCGGATCGGCGACGTGGCGCTGGCCGCCGCCGTCAGCACCGCGCACCGGGCCGAGGCGTTCGCCGCCTGCGCCCGGCTGGTCGACGAGGCCAAGGCCCGGTTGCCGATCTGGAAGCGCCAGGTCTTCACCGACGGCACCGAGGAGTGGGTGAACTGCCCCTGAGCCGGCCCAGCCCAGCAGGGCGGCTCAGCGGCAGCCCGGCTCAGAAGCCCTGGTCGGAGGTGACGCGGCGGCCGAACCGGCCGCGTTCGGCGTAGAACGCGGGCTCGGCGCCGGGCCGCCACGGTAGCGCCGCGACCAGCACGATCAACGCGATGGCCAGCGAGTTCTCCATGAGCGCGCCGAACAGCCCGTGGTGATAGTGCGACACCTCGGGAAGCTGGTGCTCGTACGGCCAGATCGGCGAGACGAGGAAGAGCAGGTAGAGCCCGAGCGCGGCGGCCGCGTGCCGGAACCCGGTGAGCCTCGGGAACCAGATCGGCGAGCGGAGGGTGGTCATCCCGCTCAACCCGGGGCTGACCGGCGGGTGGCCGCCGGCCAGCAGCATGCCGCGGCTGGCGCTGCGGCGCCGCAGCGCGGCGTCGGCGAGCACCACGATGGCCGGGATCACCCAGACCAGGTGGTGGGTCCAGGAGATCGGGCTGATCACGCTGGTGGTCAGGCCGACCAGGGTGAAGGCGGTCAGCTCGTCGCCGTCGGCGTGCGCGTGGGAGGCGCGGGAGAGACCGACCGCGAGCAGCAGCATCGCGAACGCGAGCCAGAGCAGTCCGGGGGTCTCGATCGAGTCGTAGAGGCGGGCGAGCAGGCCGGCCAGCGACTGGTTCGGGGTCATGTCGGCGGCGCCGACCCGTTCGGTGGCCCAGAGCACGCCGGTGAAGTAGGTCATCGACTCGCGGCCGGCGATCGCGAAGGTGGCGAGGGTGACGCCGACGGCGGTGCCGACCGCGGTCATCGCGGCCCGCCACTGCCGGGTGATCAGCAGGTAGCAGATGAACAGCGCCGGGGTGAGCTTGACCGAGGTGGCCAGGCCGATGCCGGCTCCGGCCCAGGCGCCGCTGTACCAGAACCGGCGCAGCGGTCCGTCGTCGGCGGAGTGGAGCGGGTCGCGGCGGGCGCGCCACCGCAGCGCCATCAGGTCGGCCATGACCAGGCCGAAGAGGAGCACGTTGACCTGGCCGTAGCCGAGGGTTTCCCGGACCGGTTCGATCGCGGCGGCGACCGGGACGGCGATTCCGACGGCGAACCAGAGTGGCCAGCCGAGGCGGTCCACGATCGGCCGGAGCAGCACGACCAGGACGAGGGCGAGCGCGGCGAGGCTGGCCAGGACGTTGAGCCAGCCGGCGACGGCCATCGGCAGGTACGCCATCGGCGCCATCACCAGGCCCGCGAAGGGCGGGTAGGTGAAGCCCAATGTGGTCCGGGGCGCGATGAACGCGTACAGGTCGTTACCGCTTGCCCACCAGGCCACCGCACCGTGGTAGATCTTCATGTCGAAGAAGTTGTACGGGCGTCCGAACGCGACGATGGCGAGCCACGCGGCGTACCAGACGGCGGCCAGGATGCCGATCCGTACCAGTGTTCGACTGTCGATCCCACGAGCCCGCTGGTCGATCTCACGAGCGGCGCGGCGGACTGGGGCAAGGCGGTCCAGCCGTCGTCCGACGGTCGCCGGCATGACGTGGCCACCCCCGTACCGTTGTTGGTTATTCCGCCCTAGGTCCTCGTCGAGCCTAGAGTGACCCACCCCCCGGCGGCCTCCTGCGTTATGCGACCGTGTCCGATCCCACACTAGTTCGCGACATTTCAGCCGCGTTAACGCGGCGTGTACGGTTCAGGCGAATCGAGTCACCGAGTCATGAAAAAGTAGCATGTATCCGCTGTTACCGCAGGTCATCCCGGAAGTCGACGCGCCGCCGCGGCCGAGCGGACCGCGATCCGGGCCTCCCGACGGGCAGTACGGACCGACCGGCGCACCGATCGGCCGCTGCGACCCAGGGCCCGCTCGGTGCGGCCGACCGCGTGACTGGTCCGGTACCGCAGGCCGGGCCGCCCCTCGGTGTCCACGGCCGCCAGCAGCAACCCGCCGAGCAGGCCGAGGTTCTTCAGGAAGTGCACCTGGTGGATCCGGCGTTCGGCCGGGTCGTCGATGGTCCAGAAGGGATGACCGGCCAGCGTCGTCGGCACCAGCGTACCGGCCAGCACGGCGGCCGCCGGCCGGGTCAGGTGCCCGGTGGCCAGCAGCAGTCCGCCGGCGACCTGGAGCGCCCCGTTCAACCGGACCAGCGGCTCCGGCTCGGTGGGCAGCTTCGGGTGGGCGTTGGCCAGCACCGGCCCGACCCGGTCGGTGACCCGCCGGGCCCGGTCCACGAACGGCTCGGGATTGGCCAGTGACCGCGCGCCGCTGACCACGAAGATTCCACTGAGCAGGGCGCGGGCGGCGGAGCGTACCGGTCTCATGGTTCAAGTCATACCCGGTCCGCGCCAGCTTTACGCGGCAACCGCCGGGACCGGGGCCGACCCGATCCCGGATCGCCCGCGCAATTGGATGCGGTCATCCATCCGGTACCGGTAGCGTCGCCAGGCGTGACGACTGCTCGGCTGCGGCCGGAGGGTCCGGCGGATGTGCCGGGGGTCCGGCGGGTGCTGGGCGAGGCGTTCGCCCGTCCCGGCGTGGCCGTTCCGGACGAGGTGACCCTGGTGGACGCCCTCCGCGACACCGACGCCTGGCTGCCGGAACTGGCCATGGTCGCCGAGTTCGACGGCGGCGACGACGATTCGATCCCCGAGGACGCCGAGACCTTCGGCCAGGTGGTCGGCTACGCCCTGTTGACCCGGGTCCGGGTGGATCCCGCCGGCTTCCCGGCGCTGGCACTCGGCCCGGTCGCGGTGCGCCCGGCCCGGCAGCGTCGCGGGTACGGCACGGCGGTGGTCTGGGCCGCCCTGGACGCCGCCGCGGAGCTCGGCGAGCGGCTGGTCGTGGTGCTCGGCGACCCGGCCTGGTACGAGCGCTTCGGCTTCGCC from the Solwaraspora sp. WMMD1047 genome contains:
- a CDS encoding glycosyltransferase 87 family protein, translating into MPATVGRRLDRLAPVRRAAREIDQRARGIDSRTLVRIGILAAVWYAAWLAIVAFGRPYNFFDMKIYHGAVAWWASGNDLYAFIAPRTTLGFTYPPFAGLVMAPMAYLPMAVAGWLNVLASLAALALVLVVLLRPIVDRLGWPLWFAVGIAVPVAAAIEPVRETLGYGQVNVLLFGLVMADLMALRWRARRDPLHSADDGPLRRFWYSGAWAGAGIGLATSVKLTPALFICYLLITRQWRAAMTAVGTAVGVTLATFAIAGRESMTYFTGVLWATERVGAADMTPNQSLAGLLARLYDSIETPGLLWLAFAMLLLAVGLSRASHAHADGDELTAFTLVGLTTSVISPISWTHHLVWVIPAIVVLADAALRRRSASRGMLLAGGHPPVSPGLSGMTTLRSPIWFPRLTGFRHAAAALGLYLLFLVSPIWPYEHQLPEVSHYHHGLFGALMENSLAIALIVLVAALPWRPGAEPAFYAERGRFGRRVTSDQGF
- a CDS encoding N-acetyltransferase, yielding MTTARLRPEGPADVPGVRRVLGEAFARPGVAVPDEVTLVDALRDTDAWLPELAMVAEFDGGDDDSIPEDAETFGQVVGYALLTRVRVDPAGFPALALGPVAVRPARQRRGYGTAVVWAALDAAAELGERLVVVLGDPAWYERFGFAPASKLGLTSPWSGLGAPWQALVLPPDVSGAEPVPPGEVRYPPPWSQV
- a CDS encoding molybdenum cofactor biosynthesis protein MoaE, with translation MSTDTPAAAPANGRLTLVAVGTEPLDLAAHEAAVADAAAGAVVSFQGVVRDHDHGRSVSSLEYEAHPSAEAVLREVAAEIAADPAVRAVAVSHRVGPLRIGDVALAAAVSTAHRAEAFAACARLVDEAKARLPIWKRQVFTDGTEEWVNCP
- a CDS encoding DoxX family protein, with amino-acid sequence MRPVRSAARALLSGIFVVSGARSLANPEPFVDRARRVTDRVGPVLANAHPKLPTEPEPLVRLNGALQVAGGLLLATGHLTRPAAAVLAGTLVPTTLAGHPFWTIDDPAERRIHQVHFLKNLGLLGGLLLAAVDTEGRPGLRYRTSHAVGRTERALGRSGRSVRRSVRTARREARIAVRSAAAARRLPG